The proteins below are encoded in one region of Sphingobacterium sp. R2:
- a CDS encoding sugar O-acetyltransferase: MKSPKEKMIAGLPYLDSDGQLFKDRQYAKEELKRFNDSEPKQIKFRKQIIQKLFNATGHRFFLEPPFRCDYGYNITIGENFYSNYSCTILDCAPVTIGDNVLFGPNVSLFTAGHPLHFEARNQGWEFALPIVIEDNVWIGGHVVVNPGVRIGRNTVIGSGSVVTKDIPSNVIAAGNPCRILRPITESDRIDYVES, from the coding sequence ATGAAATCACCAAAAGAAAAAATGATTGCCGGCCTTCCCTATCTTGATTCGGATGGACAGTTATTTAAAGATAGGCAATACGCCAAAGAAGAGCTTAAGCGATTTAACGATTCGGAACCTAAACAAATCAAATTTAGAAAACAGATTATTCAGAAACTATTTAACGCAACAGGACATCGTTTTTTTCTTGAGCCTCCATTTCGTTGTGACTACGGCTATAACATTACTATTGGCGAAAACTTTTACAGCAATTATAGTTGCACTATTTTAGACTGTGCTCCAGTTACTATCGGCGATAATGTACTGTTTGGACCCAATGTGAGCCTATTCACCGCCGGTCACCCCCTTCATTTTGAAGCAAGAAATCAAGGCTGGGAATTTGCGCTGCCAATCGTTATTGAAGATAACGTATGGATAGGTGGGCATGTTGTTGTCAATCCCGGCGTCCGGATTGGAAGAAATACGGTGATTGGCTCTGGATCAGTCGTTACTAAAGATATTCCATCAAACGTCATAGCGGCTGGCAATCCTTGCCGGATCCTTCGCCCGATAACTGAATCGGATCGAATCGACTACGTCGAAAGTTAG